The genome window GCCGGGTTAAACGGATTCGGGAAATTCTGTGAGAGAGAGAATCCGTCAGGTGAAATATTTTCTGATTTTTCCACACTTACGATCGTAAGAGGAATAGTAGGCAGTGTTCCGGTGAATGCCCATTTATCAACGGTCCAACCGTAATGAGAAACGGTATATAAACCTCCGTCATCATCCCAGTCGGCGGCATAGTTTGAAGCATAACCTGAAACCTGCGGCTGCAGACCGCCATTACCGCGGTTAGAAAAACTGCCGGTCATCATAAAGTTCCATGCTGCATGGTCAACGGTATCAAGAACCGCGCCGGTATTGGGATTCAGCAGGTAGGTTCTTGAGAGTTCGTAACCTGCACCGGTTGTAAAGATAACCGATGTAGCCACAGCGAGGATATTTTTGCCTCTCATGATATTCATGCCAATTGGGCCTGAATTAACAAATACTCCGCCTGAGGAAGTAAGAGTATCATTAAGAGTTGCCTGGAATGAAGTGAGCTGTGTATATCCGGTAGCAGGGCTTCCGGTGTAGCAGTATACCTTGCGGAGTGTATAGTTTGAAATATATATTACAGAACCGTCACCGGTTGCGGTAACGCCGTAGAGATTTCCTGTATCAGGAACGGTGATCGTCTGAAGAGCTGTGCCTGCATGGCCTCCGCCCCACTCAGCATTGTCATTAATGCCGGCATAAACGCGAACCTGACCCGGCTGCCCCGGTCTGATAACAGTAACATATACTCTGCCGAAGTCATCAACATCAATGCCCCAGATTGAATCAGCATTGGTTGCAAGACGGTAGTCAGCTGAGTAAATTGAATCAGCACCCATCTTAAAAACAAGGATGTTTCTTTCGGGATCATTGTTAGCAACATAGATCATTGAGTCACGTGAAGCAGCCAGATCCTGTGCTTCAGTCATGAGCACGAGGTCAAAGCCGCTTACCCATGGCATCTGATAAGTACCGATACCGGAGCTTCCATAGGCATAGTATCCCATGCGGCCGGTGGAGTCGGTTGCATTGGTATAGCCTACAAGATAATTGCCGACCGCAGCTCTGCGGTTAACAAGGGCAACAAAGGTGTTCGGTTTAACCACTGCAACAGCCGGCGTGTTATGACCTGTCGAATTCGGCTGGTCATCCCAGGTTGCATAAGCGCAGTTCCAGTCGCCGTCAAAAGTCTGTGAGTAGTTCACTGAAGTGAAGAGGAGAGAGAATAAGAAGATGTAAAACAAATTCTTCATGAGTGTGCCTCCGGAAAGTGAATAATTGTTTAAAATGAATCATAAGAATAGA of Ignavibacteriales bacterium contains these proteins:
- a CDS encoding T9SS type A sorting domain-containing protein — translated: MKNLFYIFLFSLLFTSVNYSQTFDGDWNCAYATWDDQPNSTGHNTPAVAVVKPNTFVALVNRRAAVGNYLVGYTNATDSTGRMGYYAYGSSGIGTYQMPWVSGFDLVLMTEAQDLAASRDSMIYVANNDPERNILVFKMGADSIYSADYRLATNADSIWGIDVDDFGRVYVTVIRPGQPGQVRVYAGINDNAEWGGGHAGTALQTITVPDTGNLYGVTATGDGSVIYISNYTLRKVYCYTGSPATGYTQLTSFQATLNDTLTSSGGVFVNSGPIGMNIMRGKNILAVATSVIFTTGAGYELSRTYLLNPNTGAVLDTVDHAAWNFMMTGSFSNRGNGGLQPQVSGYASNYAADWDDDGGLYTVSHYGWTVDKWAFTGTLPTIPLTIVSVEKSENISPDGFSLSQNFPNPFNPATTIEFSLAQDEMVNLSVYDINGQLVTELISSSMEKGTYKYTFDASKLASGTYIYTLKAGALTASKKMTLLK